TCCTCTCACCTTTTTCTCCACCATCGCACGCGCCGCGTGCTTAACGCATGCAGACATGCCACGGAGGTTGACCGCCATCAACCCATCAAACTGTCGGAAATCAAGATCAAGAATGCTCTGATCGGATTTACTTATAATCCCAGCATTGCTAAACATTATATCAAGTTGACCATACTTTTGAATACTTAATTCGACCAATGCTTTCACTTGGTTTTCATCGGTAACGTCGCAGCGACTGTAAGTACAATTGTGGGAACCGATTGAAGTAGCTACTTGTTGGCCGAGTTGGTCTTGGATATCAGCGATGATGATCATACGGGCGCCGTGCTCGGCGAACAAACGCGCTGTGGCTTCGCCGATACCGCTTGCTCCGCCGGTGACTATGGCTACTTTTCCGGCTAATTTCTTCTTGGTTAAGTCTGTCATCTTAGATAACACGATGAAATTAATTGGTAATTCTAAAGTTGAATAACAATCCAAATGGTTATTGGATTAGAAATATGTGAGGACAAGCATGGTCGCTTTCACCTTTTTTTTCTCAAGACTCTAATGCTTGGCTTGATATACACATAAGGTTCGAAGTTGGAAGATTCTTATCTTAATTTCTTCAATTGTATCAAGTTAATTATTGAGAAAAAGGCTTTTTTATTTTTGAGGAATGGCTTGTTtccatataataatttttaaattttagtcttagTTAAATattctttgttatttttaaaatttaatatcgtAAATATGTTATCACGTGTAATACATCTCATACCAACTttgtagataatttttttttatatatttcttttatctttatgttttattttgtgTTTCCTCATGTAGTTGCGTGTCGAATTTTATACCCAACCATTATTGCTCA
The Gossypium hirsutum isolate 1008001.06 chromosome A07, Gossypium_hirsutum_v2.1, whole genome shotgun sequence genome window above contains:
- the LOC107926728 gene encoding (-)-isopiperitenol/(-)-carveol dehydrogenase, mitochondrial; translation: MTDLTKKKLAGKVAIVTGGASGIGEATARLFAEHGARMIIIADIQDQLGQQVATSIGSHNCTYSRCDVTDENQVKALVELSIQKYGQLDIMFSNAGIISKSDQSILDLDFRQFDGLMAVNLRGMSACVKHAARAMVEKKVRGSIVCTASVAASHGTKRRTDYCMSKHGVLGLVRLASKQLGMYGIRVNCVSPNGLATPMTCEVHEKSVEEVEEIYEAGRALKGAVLRAEHVADAVLFLASDESELITGHDLAVDGGFQAW